One Glycine soja cultivar W05 chromosome 7, ASM419377v2, whole genome shotgun sequence genomic window, ttgaataaaaaaaaagcaataaaatatcataaaaagtaAATCTAAcgaataactattttttttaaaaataatattaatttttttagttgctTATCAGAGATTAGATAATTATTCAAAAGAAGAGAACAAGATAATTCCTCTTTCTTGAACTTTTATATAACTTAAACTCATCAATCAAACTACTATTCACAGGTACTTGAAATGTGGCCAGAATTAATACAATGTTTAGCCTTGTCtctatttttcacaaaatcctAACCTTCCCATTATCTAATCCAAAAATCCCTAATTTAGAGAGTCGTATGCctattttttatacatgtttTTGATTTCTACCgataaaaaatttagattgaGAATTTACCCAATGAGAGAAAAATtgctaaaaataactttatagacttaaaaatattttttaatccgtTAAATTTGAGTCATATCACTTATGATTTTTGtcccataaatttaaatttactttttcatAGTTTTGGtctctgtaaaaaaatattctagtcATCCCAAATTGATGTGAGAGATTTTTTACGGAGAGAGATTAAAAAGAGTATTTTTATGATTTACCATTTTTTtctgatataaaaaattattttttaaaattaaagaaccaaaaaattaatttaaattttagaaataaaaacaaaagtgactcagcttaaaaactaaaaacatatttaacacaATTTTTACCTTAAACTTTATCGCATCCACTCCATTAATCCACTCATttgcaataaattaaaaaaggcgGGAATCTGAGATTTTGTCTTCTAGGACCTTAAGCCTTCAAGTAGATGCATGAAAGAAAGTTGTATTAATATACGAAACTAAACTTTGTAATAATCTTAGGATGTAGGATGCATGAACGTTGAGATCacgtttttcttcttttgataaaaagtaattaagatttttaaaaggTTAGTTTGACCAAATTATGCACGGAGATAATCAAAGTTATCTATAATTCAATAATAAGTGACAGAAAATTGCATAATTTGGTATGATAATATAAGaacattttttaagtaaaaaaaaaaagaacattttgAGAAGCTTCGATGAAAATATtgagtaaaaaataaactaattagaaCAAGtaggagaaatatgaataaaaatcaaagaagtattatttttaaaaaattattgataaaaagcataaatagaaagttatttaatttaaatgtataaattaattcaaacgtTCATTTCCTAATGGGTGAATAGGTACTTCTGAAATATATTGGGGCCGGTAATATAGTCCACTTTCATTACAGTCAATTGCTAgctgttaattaattataatttttcttttatctttttactttgatttattcaataatttttattgtttaacaatttcaaatgaattctttaaaaaaaattgtcattaatATTACTCATCTTGACTCCTGAGTTTTGATAATTACATTCCTACTCTTGACAACCcaagaaaaatagttttattcatATAAAGAAAGAGCTACAATTCAGCAATTAAGGTTGTTGACCTCCATGTTTGTTGATCAATTGTTATGatattatatgtttattaaatgctttttttaaaaaaaatatcatccatAAGATGATCTTATTGTATTCGAACGAAGAttatattcacaaaaaaaaaattatgtgatctcaaaaaaacaaaactaaggTCGTTGACACTTGAGTTCGTTTCCTGGTAATGTCGTAGTTGTGTGGGGTTAAGtagtatttttgttaaattttctcAGTTTGGTTTTAGTTTCACTAACTCACGTGACGTTTAAGAGCGTCCCCACAGTGCTTTGGCCAACTAATTCGTATTTGGAAAACTTGAAACCTTTAGTACATTACCAACTAGGTTATTGGCCCAGCTAGTTGTACTAGTAGTACTGCTATTACGTCGTCTGCAATGAGAACCTTATATTACCATGAAAATGGTCCTCAATTTTATCTAAGGGTACAGATTTTTGGATTATAATAATTGTCCATAATGTCAGCAATTTGTGGGGGAAAGAAACGGGGTACTTTAAAGGTAAGTGTATAGGGGATTCTTTTTTCggcattttttaaagataataatatattagtaatTAGTTTACCAAATCattaaacaattaataaaatcacaaatcaaatcattaaaatatataatttttataaagtacaaatttattattaaatatgcaaCATTTAACATAAAATTGATAGTTTTAAATAAAGCAATAgagcatttattttattgaaaagtgTGTTAAATTGACTCCATGacgaaattaattaaatgtcaccaataaagaggaaaatgaaaataaatcatttttagctatttttaataaatttatttttcatttagaatTTATATGAGGGAATACTCAATATTTTAAGAACTTTTCTTAAAGATAATGTAAAAAAGAGTTACTgctctaaaaaaattgattaggtgcaaaaaaatatgtattttaatacAGGGTTTCGACCCTATACAAATCATGACATGGCTGGACTGCAGATCAAATCTTCACAACACGAATATCATTAATTATACCCACATCCCTTCATACATAAGGAACACATTTTCAAAGACACGTAAATccaatacaaattaaaagaaaacaactCGATCTCTAGCTTGGTATATATTATGCTCATGAGTTTGGCAATATAATatattgcttataaaaaaatacaaaaagtaaacaaaaccaattatcaaagaaataaatttacagccatgtatatatattactttatttttttaagaaaaagaagaattagAATATGATTCAaaattctctctctcattcGTCCAATCATCCCGTTGTAATGTCAACCGGATTCCGGTAATCTCCACTGTCCGTACCCTTCTAACAGTTTCATGTATAAAACCCTTTGGTTTTGCAAATAAACCTATATTTTTGTGTGATaccatttttttctataaagcACGTACCTGAAGAAGCTAGCAACAAAGCTCAAAGATATACACAAAAATAAATCACCAATATTTtagaagaataaataaaaggGTTGTCTCATGGCTGAGGAGTTTCAAGCTAGGATTTGTGGTGAAAACTGGTGGAGTAGTACCACTATTGATTCAACAAGAAGTACTGTGTTGTTCCCTCTaagttcatcatcatcatcatcatctatatCTTCTTCTCCTTGTTCCGTGGCAGCTAATAATTATGATGCAGGAAACTATAGCACTAGGGGAACTAGTGACATGGATTTGAAGGCAACAAAGTGTTGTGCTGAAGAGACTAATAACAGTTTGGTTTCTGACACTACTTACCTGGGTTTTGTTGATGCACACAAGCCACATAAGAGTGAATCAGCAGCTAGTGGAAGTGGTGGCATGTTGACCGATTCCACCTTGCAGATGATGGGTTTTGGCCTCACATCATCATCAGAGAATTGGAATCAGCCTCTATTATTGTAAGGcatcacaaatatatatatatactttactATGTGTTTGTTGCTAACATTTTCTTGTGAGAgacatttcaatttcaatttaaattaaattacatgtgATATTATGTGTGAGTGGAAGGGTTATAGCATATGGTCCAGCAATTCCACTAGGGttgaaaggttttttttttcttaactttttctcATTGATTTCATTTGAAAAAGGCCAGGGGAACTGGATCTTATTATGAAAGCATGTATGGCGTATACTATAGCTCTTTAACTGTTTCTTTGCCTATTGGATTCTCCAATCCATGACCAtatattttgtctctttttttttatcctatagTCGATGTAATGGAAGGGCAGAGAGCAATTTCCACTCCTTGATTCAGGAAGAAACGGGAATAGATTCTTCTAATTCACAAATCCATAGGGATTGGATCCCAAAGAGCTTCTCCTCTGACGGTGGCAAACAACaaattgatgataataatttcAAGCCATTATTATTGAACCAACAAGAATTTTCATTAGATGACCATAGTCTAAGTTCTTTAACCACCGCTGGGTTATCATCAAACCGTGGATTCCCCAATGGATCAGCCTCATCATATGGTAACCCTTCAACGTTGCAAAGTTTATATGACCCTAATTATAATCCTCATCCACAACACTCACTTTTCACCAACCGTCCGATGTCCTATTCATCAAAAGCATGTTATGGGACACCATGCACTGAACTGCCAACATGGTCTAAAGCTTCCACTTTTTTTAagcccacaaccacaacaatTGCAAAGCAGCAACACCCTAATATTGGACTTCACTTTTCAAACAACACTCCTTTCTGGAATGCTTCCGCCGAGGCACTTCACGACATAAGAGTAGGTACCTTTGCTTCAACACAATCACAATATCAAAGGCCAACCTTTGATGATGAAGAGAAACCCAATTTCCCAATTACTCTATTAAACAGGGTACGTGTTTAATTATTTGGGTTTAATTATttcaagttatatatatatatatatatatatatatatatatattcatgtcTACGTAgggtttttttcttattttctttatcaaaaatgttaatttattataatgttaattttattaatagagaTTGATGATGGAATATCCTCCTCCATTCTGTCTTAATTATTCAACTCATTTTATATCTcccttatgatttttttttcttttttatcaacaaatattagttttgttattagttttttttttcttttttcctatgGAGGACTAATTGATAGTATATAATGTGAAGCTCAATAGTGAAGAAATTCTAGAGTCGGCATCAATGgctaagaaaaatgtttgtgaacCAGCATTAAAGAGGCCAAGAATTGAAACTCCATCTCCATTACCAACTTTCAAGGTATTGTACTGGTATacgtgcattttttatttttttttactttcatttcaACCTTTTTCAGTATGCAACAATATTGTTCAACCTTTATAATAATTACACTTTAGATTTTAATCAACTTGACATGTATGGACAGGTTCGGAAAGAGAAGCTAGGGGACCGGGTCACTGCTCTTCAGCAATTGGTTTCACCTTTCGGAAAGGTGAAATTTTTCGCATGTGtctctttcacttttcttttttatttacacaGCAACTTAGACTATTATAGAATTGAAACCTTTACTTTCTTAGACAAggtaaaaaagtaaaaactcactgagatttcttttttattcttgttgATCTTAACAGACCGACACAGCATCCGTTCTTCACGAAGCCATCGAGTACATTAAGTTCCTTCATGATCAAGTCAATGTATGTTTCCATTGATCCAacattgttttgaataaaacccTAATTATTGATATCGTACCGTATATAAatcttaaaaaagaaagagttttaattattataaggatttcttatgttgtgtttaaaattttatcttgacATCTTGAATTATTACAGGTTTTGAGTACTTCATATATGAAAAATGGAGCTCCCACTCAACAGCAGCAGGTACTCCAAAATGCTTATATCTAGCTATAGTATTCTTTACATAAggaattaattaacaaaagaaatcatatattaatagtaaaaaaatattaatcattagtaTTGCTttcattgatataatttttctttaataataattaaattattagtcTAGGCTATCAAACTAGAGTAAGAATATGATGCatagaatattatatatatgattttaattgttatttattatcagtgtagttaaattataaatcaattaGAAATGACCTTTAGaatgaatttattattataaaaattaatgaaactatCATATATGATTATGATTGAATGGCGgcacaattttttgtttgtcatatattattgatgtgaaatatatattagttttgttatgattaatcttcgttaaaaaaatctaactagttaattttaatgagatttttctttttgcctTACTTTTTTCTATCCAAATGGCTCTAGCATATTTGATATAACTGAGATTGGATGACACATTTCATATAAGGTGCTACTTTAAATTTATAACgcctagtttattttttatcaggTAAAAGGATACTAGCATAGATAATACTAGTGAGTAATgactaatattttctttatttttagtaCATAGattataaatttctttttgtGGTGATTTCTATTAAGGTTGAATAGTTCTGAAATATTTATACAACTTTGTTCAAAGGGCTGTGATGATCTGAAAGACTCAGAAGGACCACAACAAGATTTAAAAAGCAAAGGGCTGTGTCTGGTACCGATTTCAAGCACATTTCCAGTGGCAACAGGAGCCACTAGTGCTGATCAATTGTGGACGCCTACATTCAGAGGCGCACTCTTAAGGTAGAGAAGGGCTAATAAAGCCAAAGAGACTCAACCAGTGGAGAAAAATTGATGACGTATTATTAACTATTGCATGTGTAAAAGGATGGTGAAGCAAATGTGAAGCCACAGTTTGATGATGAGAAAAAAGCTGAAGAAAACAAAGgatgaaaaagaaggaaaagtgaGAAAAGAAACAAACGAAGTGACCCTTCAAAGATGGACAGAGAAATGCTGGGCCAGCCACGAAGCAGAATGATATGCGCTTGCAAATGATTAGTGACCACTGGAAGAGAAAAATATACAACTTATCTATAGTTTATTAACATGGGTGCTacaagattaatatatataacccCAAAATGCTAGTTATTTTGTGGTTGGTGAGAGTAGGAAAACGAATACTGAACTCACCGACATTTGACATTAGATTATAGATGATTTGATGCTGGTTCTGGTAGAGAATATTTGGCTGAATTAATTAGCTGATATGGGGCTAATTTTAATGTCTTTTAATTTGTTCCTGACAATGAATTTGTTAATTATGATAgtagtatattttaatattatatgtcACTGTATGCCTGGCatcaatttgtttaatttatggaaaaaaaataaaagaggattATAAGTtgtactatatatttttttatttgatgtaaTTTGTACTTtcattttacttctttttcctaCTTTGCTTGGTATTAGGATAACTATTAGGGTCGGTTTAGTGGTAGAAGTTTCAATAACATGTATATACCCAGAAAATAGTATGCCTTAGCATCCTTAATgcttatttgtaattattttaacaaatgtaATTAATCCGTCATagtcttaaatataatttatagtgTCTCAAAATTACAAGCATATACGTTTCATAACAAAtgtttaacataaaaataatataagggtacatgtttgtttttgtttttaaaagtgTAAAGCAATTTAATTACATTGTCTTACTGTTGAGTTTTCGTgaattattttatccttaagatgtaaatttcaaaaactaaatgATATTAAGGTTTAAAGTTCAAGGACTTAGTTAACATTAAATAAGTTATACAGCAGAAGATGAtaattgtcatattttttatatattcagaaattaaattaatttttttactttcaaaaatTAAACCGTCATCGCTTTATATTTTTAGAGACAAAAACAGCCATTTACCtgtaacaatattataaaatgGCTTTTTTCTCTTTAGGATATTAATTGGAAGCTAGACAAATCACTCTCAAAGCTAGACTACTCAAGATCAAGTGACTATCAGCCACAAAGTTGTCAACTTTAAAATTGTCAAACTTTCATTTCGGATTTATGATAAAaccatctcaattttttttttcaaaaataaaaaggaaacaaaagttAGTTAGTGGATGAAATTTTTTACCTACTACGTAtcgagtagattaaaaaaattgccaatttataattaaattaatctaattcaattttatctCAACTGTATTGAACTGTAATTGTTCAATGCAATTGGACCAATCTGGCCCTTCTTGATAACCTTACCTTTAACCTTTTAGATTTTTTCAATAATAGCaaagtttgtttgatttttcgtAAGAACAAAGGGTAAGATTTAAACTAACtggtgaaaaattattttaatacaaataaaaatataaatatataatcacaattttaattataaaaatctcaaatttctacaaaaaaaatctcaaaaagtgatataattatattttaatttaatgattattcACAAATATCTTGTTATAATTAATACGTTAACtgaagaaatttaaatattcattgAAAATTAAGAACATTGAGAAtctcatttaattaattgaataattaattagtaaaaataaatattatctgATTTGATTTAATAAGAGATATCAAGACATGTGTCATAATACGAGAACCATAAGAATAAAACTATGATGTAATTTCACGAGAATAAAATCTAagacttaaatttaatatatacgaGCAGATAtgtctttatgtttttcttttgctttaaaatgtCTATGGTAGATATATCTAGGTTCTtctaaaagacataaaaaaaaaaattaaaaacctaatttatttaaaatctagATAAAATCAACaacgtaaaataaaaattaaaataaataaacccaATCATGTGAGCACTTTTTCTACACGTATACGCATATTATTCTCTTCCGTGTGACTTGTTATATAACAGTGACGCGACCAAATACATGTATCAACTGATACAAGAtttgtttcaaattaattaatagttttaaatttgagtcttgaatcttatAAATTCTATCAATCAAATTTATCTCCAAGTCCAATTCTCAACCAGATGTTGTTCCTAAAAAAATCTGAAGGATTTATCACATGAAAAATACGGAAATGAAAATCAACGACAGTCCATGATTCTCGTCAAttctatttttcagtttttcttttcctttcatttAATCTTTAACCAATAAAACAAAGCTAGCCACATGTATTTCGTACTGTTTCGTAGATACTGGTTCGAACTCATGATCAATTAACTAAGCGGAAATAAGCTTGAAGTTGAAGAATTCATTCGTGAGAAATGACTAAACTCTAAAAagcaccacttaagtaaaaaaaattcatcaacaAAAGAAAGTTCATTGGATAAGAGAATAAGGGTATACATAAGGGGAGCCCAATGCAACCCTTTACACAACTAAGCCAGATTAGTTTCGTAGAAAAGCTAAACTATCCCTATTACCCATAACAGCAAAAAACCAAACCTAATAAAAAAGTGTTGCATGCTAACCCACCCAATAAATACTATTATCCacacacaaacaaaaataaaaacgtgACTAGTTATATACTGTCTCCCTGCTCATATACGTACGTAACATCTAAATCTAATCGATAGGTATGTATCAATTGGCACCCATATTTTCACTTCTGTTTAATTATGTCCTTTTTAATTGATCTTACGATAGATATTACACCCAATAATCTTCACCCATGCATATCGGGCTCATTACCATTCTCTCAATCTGGCGTATAATCTTAGTTTCTTCATAAACTTATGGTTGAttactaaatataaaataaagaagacaCATAAAAGGAATTTAATAAAGTTGTGGAAGGAAAAGGCACGACGCATCATTGTGCCTCGCTCATCTTTCTTTGATacaaaactttctctttttcttgttttggctAATCAATGACAATCTATATCTATCTTCTAGTACAAGTTTTTCTTCCCACCTGAAAAGGGTTCTTTCTTTtcaccaaagaaaaaaagaaggttaTTCCTTCTTTGTTGGTACTTTGAATCTGATCTTGCAAGCTCTTTAAGCACCAAACTACCTCCTCCTCTGGGCTTTGGAAGAACGTTGATGTAGcaacattatatttttctttaagcgATTTTTCTTCCTTCCGTTCTCCCTTCACTCTTTCCCAACTAAACTTTATATCTCTAGCAACATTATACTTTTCGTGATTTGGGTGGCAACCCTCCATTttagtaatattaatatttgaatgttAGGAAAGCTAGGAAATGACAAAAAATgcaagaatttattaaaaaaaaaaaagattgaatgaCAAATAATGATGGCTAAGTAatactatttttattctttttaagtttTGAGGTTTAAAACCTCCCAAAGACTTAAAGGAAGTAAGGAACTATGAAGTGTCCCTTCTCTTTCGTTCTCTTCCATTCACACATATGTACTTTTTTTTGGGTACGTAACAAATATACCTTTCAGTGCTGTCAAGTTGCTAGTTGATGAGATGTTTACATTTGTAAAGGAGACAAAAAGGATTTTACTATTTTAAGGGCGAAAGACGTACAGATACTGACTTAGCATAATAATGCTAGTTGACATTGGTTATTCCAAAGTTACAATAATAGGAAGAATAAACGCAGTATATTGATGTGATTCCATCCCAAACTTGTCGCTGAAACGAAAGAGAGCACTAATGTTGAGCTAGTTTGTCTATACTCTAAATTGAAGTAACATATTGGAtagcaacaaaattaaaatttttactaAAAGGGATGACCAGATTTAATAATCGACTAAGTCTCAAGTAAGATTATCTTTTAAGGAGGTTaccttaagaaagaaaaaaagttacataGGGTTAGGGTTGATATCACTAAAGAAAGTTTGAACTTCACTGTGTAACACATAAGAGAATTGGAGGCTTCAAATTACTTCGGTTTGACTTACCCTGATGTTCAGCATGTGTTCAAAGTTTACtgttaaaaaaagtttacaCACAAAGCATCTAGTTATGATTAAGAGTGagtttatttaaacttttaaaaaaaattaaaataagtgttttttataCAAATGAATTTTAAGAAGTAGATAAGATTTGcttcttaaaattaataaaaaaaattagttttttaaaacaaaagcaGTTtagacaaatatattaaaaaatagaaaattatttattttattaaaataaatgtttattttaacaaataaatttaaataaactggTCCTAAATAAGCAGTTGGGTGAGTAAGTTAACATTGTCCTGACCTTTGTTAATTAATGcagttgaaaattttaaatttctacaaaaataaaaaatttaaacgacATGAATTGGAGCATTACACAAGAGGAAcacttaaaagattaaaaaaaatagcgaTTTTGTTAACACCTTTTGACC contains:
- the LOC114419466 gene encoding transcription factor bHLH112-like isoform X2 translates to MAEEFQARICGENWWSSTTIDSTRRNYSTRGTSDMDLKATKCCAEETNNSLVSDTTYLGFVDAHKPHKSESAASGSGGMLTDSTLQMMGFGLTSSSENWNQPLLFRCNGRAESNFHSLIQEETGIDSSNSQIHRDWIPKSFSSDGGKQQIDDNNFKPLLLNQQEFSLDDHSLSSLTTAGLSSNRGFPNGSASSYGNPSTLQSLYDPNYNPHPQHSLFTNRPMSYSSKACYGTPCTELPTWSKASTFFKPTTTTIAKQQHPNIGLHFSNNTPFWNASAEALHDIRVGTFASTQSQYQRPTFDDEEKPNFPITLLNRLNSEEILESASMAKKNVCEPALKRPRIETPSPLPTFKVRKEKLGDRVTALQQLVSPFGKTDTASVLHEAIEYIKFLHDQVNVLSTSYMKNGAPTQQQQGCDDLKDSEGPQQDLKSKGLCLVPISSTFPVATGATSADQLWTPTFRGALLR
- the LOC114419466 gene encoding transcription factor bHLH112-like isoform X1, coding for MAEEFQARICGENWWSSTTIDSTRSTVLFPLSSSSSSSSISSSPCSVAANNYDAGNYSTRGTSDMDLKATKCCAEETNNSLVSDTTYLGFVDAHKPHKSESAASGSGGMLTDSTLQMMGFGLTSSSENWNQPLLFRCNGRAESNFHSLIQEETGIDSSNSQIHRDWIPKSFSSDGGKQQIDDNNFKPLLLNQQEFSLDDHSLSSLTTAGLSSNRGFPNGSASSYGNPSTLQSLYDPNYNPHPQHSLFTNRPMSYSSKACYGTPCTELPTWSKASTFFKPTTTTIAKQQHPNIGLHFSNNTPFWNASAEALHDIRVGTFASTQSQYQRPTFDDEEKPNFPITLLNRLNSEEILESASMAKKNVCEPALKRPRIETPSPLPTFKVRKEKLGDRVTALQQLVSPFGKTDTASVLHEAIEYIKFLHDQVNVLSTSYMKNGAPTQQQQGCDDLKDSEGPQQDLKSKGLCLVPISSTFPVATGATSADQLWTPTFRGALLR